The Streptomyces uncialis genomic interval CAGCCATTGGTGCCAGTGGTCGCCGAGCAGACGGGTGTCGGAGTCGATCATGTCCGTGGGGTGGGAGCCGAGCCGCCACCCGTCGTGGTGCGGTCGCAGTCCGTTTTCCAGCAGGGGTGTCAGGGAGCCGCAGGCGGCCAGGAGTTCCTCGCGTGTGGGGGCGGAGTACGGAATGCCGAGCAGGACGGACAGCGGGACGGGGTTCACGATGGGCAGGTACGCGGGCCCGTCGATGTTGATCAGTGCGCTCACCGCGTCGGGGCGGGCCGCGGCCAGGTAGTAGGCGTTGACGGCACCGAGGGAGTGCCCGAGGACGGGCAGGGGCTGATGGCCCAGGCCCAGGTGGGTGAGCAGGAGGTTCAGATCGTCGAGGTATCCGGTCCGGTCGTACCGCTTCGCCCGGTCGGAGTCCCCGTGCCCTCGCTGGTCCGGTGCGACCACCCGCCACCCGTCGGGGCTCAGGTCGCGGGCGAGGTCCGCGAAGTCGGCTCCTTCGCCGAGGTGCCCGTGCAGCGCGAGCAGGGGCCGTCCCTCCGCCGGCCCGAAGTCGAGACAGGAGAGACGCCGCCCGTCGGGAGTGGTGAGGTGCTCGCGTACGGGTTGACCCGGGGCTGGTTCGGTGGGCATGGCTTCACCGTAGAGAACGTTCACACGGGACGTGCCACCATTTTTCCCCGCCAGGAACGCCCCACTGCGCGAGTACGCCGACGAAGTCGAGCGCGTATGCCTCTTGTACTGGGTGGCAGCTTTTCGAACCGCGGTCGTCGTCGTGGGAGCACGTACTTGACCGCGTCACCGTCCGCAGCCGTGCCGGAACGCCCGTCGGGCCGCCTGTGAGGGTCGGCCCGGCGGGCGTTCCAGGGTGGCCCTTCGCCGGGTATCGGTCGGTCGATACCCGGCGTCGCTGTGCGGTCGGCCTGGGGTCGGATCCAGGCCGGGGTCACTGCGGGCTCTGTGCCTCCGGTGTCTCCGGCAGTCGCTGCTCGGCCTTGGGGCCCGGCTTGGTCTTGACGAACTTCAGCCCGATGACGCACAGGATGATCCCGCCGAGGAACACGATCTTGAGCGGGGAGGTGGGCTCCTCGCCGGTGATCATGGCGTAGAGGACCGTCAGGGCCGCTCCGATGCCGATCCAGACCGAGTAGGCCACGCTGATCGGAATCCGGATCATGGCGTAGCCCAGGCCCGCCATGCTGAGGGCAAGCCCGACGAAGAAGACGACGGTGGGGACCGTTTTGCTCAGCCCGTCGGAGAGACCGAGGGCCGTGGCCCAGACGGCTTCGAACACGGCACTGATGAGAAGGATGACCCAGGACATCAGCTGACCGCCTTCAGTCCGACGACGCAGCCGACGAGACCCAGCAGCAGGAGTACTCGCGCGGTGGTGGCACGCTCCTGCCCGGTCGCCATGGCCCAGACGGCGGTGAGCACCGCCCCGATGCCGACCCAGACCGCGTACGCGGTCCCCGTCGGCAGACTCTTCATGGCGAACGCGAGACCTGTCATGCTCGCTGCGAGAGCAACCCCGAAGATGATGGTCGGGACGGGGCGCTTGAAGTTCTTGGACGCTGACAGTGCTGTGGCCCAGACGGCCTCCAGCACTCCTGATACGACGAGAATGAACCACGCCATGACGGAACTGACCTCCCAAGTGGCCAGTCTTGTCGCTGAGCGGGTACTGATCCGTCGTCCGCAGGCCCCGCGGGGGCCTCATCACCTGTATAGCACAACGGAGTGGCGCCCTGGTGAGCCCGTTCGAGGCCAGGAGCGCGTGCTCCTGGCCACCCAAGGTGATCGCCCGGGGCGACCGCCTTGGCCGGCGGAAGCGCCGGCGCCGCTGCTGAGGCCGTGGTGGCCTGGTGGCCCATGAGCCGCCCCGGCACGCTCCGGCGCGGCAGCCCCGCGTCACGCCGAGCCGGACCGGTGAACGCCTGGTCGCGTGAGGTACGCCGTCCGGTCATCCGGTCGGGCGGCCCGCTGCTCCGGCGACGACAAGGGCGCGGGCGGTCTCCTTCAGTGCGACGCGGGCGGCAGGGGTTCCGGCGGGGGTGTCCCAGTAGGGGTGGGCCGCGATCCGGGCGGACAGGGCCAGAAGCCGACGGCGGGACGCGGCCGCACCGGTGCCGGTGACGGCCGTGTCCGCGAGGCGCCCGTACGTGACGTACCAGGCGATCTGGCTCTCCAGGAGGTCGGCAGGGAAGCTGTGCTGTTGCG includes:
- a CDS encoding DMT family transporter, with protein sequence MAWFILVVSGVLEAVWATALSASKNFKRPVPTIIFGVALAASMTGLAFAMKSLPTGTAYAVWVGIGAVLTAVWAMATGQERATTARVLLLLGLVGCVVGLKAVS
- a CDS encoding alpha/beta fold hydrolase — protein: MPTEPAPGQPVREHLTTPDGRRLSCLDFGPAEGRPLLALHGHLGEGADFADLARDLSPDGWRVVAPDQRGHGDSDRAKRYDRTGYLDDLNLLLTHLGLGHQPLPVLGHSLGAVNAYYLAAARPDAVSALINIDGPAYLPIVNPVPLSVLLGIPYSAPTREELLAACGSLTPLLENGLRPHHDGWRLGSHPTDMIDSDTRLLGDHWHQWLGSHCPALLLHGTASTVLPTTQAREMASRRPGTTLVELNADHWPHLRRPKESAVAIRRFLHT
- a CDS encoding DMT family transporter, translated to MSWVILLISAVFEAVWATALGLSDGLSKTVPTVVFFVGLALSMAGLGYAMIRIPISVAYSVWIGIGAALTVLYAMITGEEPTSPLKIVFLGGIILCVIGLKFVKTKPGPKAEQRLPETPEAQSPQ